From a region of the Triticum aestivum cultivar Chinese Spring chromosome 7D, IWGSC CS RefSeq v2.1, whole genome shotgun sequence genome:
- the LOC123169231 gene encoding ADP,ATP carrier protein — protein MMDELRPPSVVQKLHGQSMLFREISSSAMRSHVINNAHYARNFSVTKYHQTNGSIGRLPRNTPSPIRAPAPEEKGFSGFMIDFLMGGVSAAVSKTAAAPIERVKLLIQNQDEMIKSGRLSHPYKSIGHCFTRTIKDEGVVALWRGNTANVIRYFPTQALNFAFKDHFKRMFNFRKDKDGYWKWFFGNIASGGAAGASSLLFVYSLDYARTRLANDAKAAKVGGQRQFDGIVDVYRKTLASDGVRGLYRGFNVSCVGIIVYRGLYFGMYDSLKPAVLVGSLEDNLLASFLLGWGVTMGAGLASYPIDTVRRRMMMTSGESVKYKNSMDAFRKIIAEEGAKSLFKGAGANILRAVAGAGVLAVYDKLQVVVFGKKYGSGGG, from the exons ATGATGGATGAGCTGCGGCCTCCATCTGTGGTCCAGAAGCTCCATGGACAGTCCATGTTGTTCAGAGAAATCTCTTCTTCTGCCATGAGAAGTCATGTAATCAACAATGCACATTATGCGCGCAATTTCTCCGTGACAAAATACCATCAGACGAATGGAAGTATTGGGCGTTTGCCTCGCAATACACCATCCCCGATCCGTGCCCCCGCGCCCGAGGAGAAGGGTTTTTCTGGATTCATGATCGATTTTCTAATGGGTGGAGTTTCTGCTGCCGTCTCCAAAACGGCGGCTGCTCCGATTGAGCGTGTTAAGCTCTTGATTCAGAACCAGGATGAAATGATCAAGAGTGGTAGGCTTTCTCATCCTTACAAAAGTATCGGCCATTGCTTCACCCGCACAATAAAAGATGAGGGTGTGGTTGCACTCTGGAGGGGAAACACAGCCAATGTTATCCGTTACTTCCCGACTCAG GCCTTAAACTTTGCCTTCAAGGACCACTTCAAGCGCATGTTCAACTTTAGAAAGGACAAGGATGGCTACTGGAAGTGGTTCTTCGGCAACATAGCTTCCGGAGGAGCCGCCGGCGCTTCTTCTCTGTTGTTTGTGTATTCTCTGGATTACGCTCGTACTCGCCTTGCCAATGATGCCAAGGCTGCAAAGGTGGGTGGCCAGAGGCAGTTCGATGGCATCGTAGATGTCTATCGCAAGACCCTTGCTAGCGACGGTGTCCGCGGCTTGTACCGTGGCTTCAACGTCTCCTGTGTGGGCATCATCGTTTATCGAGGTCTTTATTTCGGAATGTACGACTCCCTCAAGCCGGCGGTTCTTGTTGGTTCTCTTGAG GATAACTTGCTTGCCAGTTTCTTGCTTGGCTGGGGTGTGACGATGGGTGCAGGGCTTGCCTCGTATCCCATTGATACCGTCCGCCGCCGTATGATGATGACATCTGGTGAGTCCGTGAAGTATAAGAACTCCATGGATGCTTTCAGGAAGATCATCGCCGAGGAGGGCGCCAAGTCCCTCTTCAAGGGTGCTGGCGCCAACATCCTCCGTGCTGTTGCGGGTGCTGGTGTGCTTGCTGTGTATGACAAGCTCCAGGTGGTCGTCTTTGGCAAGAAGTATGGGTCCGGTGGCGGCTAA